One part of the Raphanus sativus cultivar WK10039 chromosome 7, ASM80110v3, whole genome shotgun sequence genome encodes these proteins:
- the LOC108829976 gene encoding LOW QUALITY PROTEIN: nucleoside hydrolase 3 (The sequence of the model RefSeq protein was modified relative to this genomic sequence to represent the inferred CDS: inserted 1 base in 1 codon) — MLMGPTCKSLWFLLITVGFLGQNLQCVLSSPHRILVDTDVDTDDLFGLLYLLKLNKSEFDLVGITISANAWTNAGHGVNQVYDLLHMMGRDDVAVGVGGEGGILDDGTILSDVGGYFPIIEQGMTTTGKCRYRQAVPKGSGGLLDIDANYGFRKQFLPQGNRRYTPIQQPTAQKVISDKVSEGPITVILIGSHTNFALFMMSNPHLKHNIQHIYVMGGGVRSRNPTGCCPANSTAGQCQPRQCGNRGNLFTDYTSNPYAEFNMFLDPFAAYQVFHSGVPVTLVPLDATNTIPINKQFFETFENNQKTYEAQYVFLSLKIARDTWFDSEFYQSYFMWDSFTAGVAVSIMRNSGKNNNNSGENDFAEMEYMNITVVTSNKPYGKSDGSNPFFDKRKTPKFNLTIGGVHSGHVQNGLRDPICIPKSGKGRCKDGYTQETSGPDSVRVLVAKRAKPNVNIESKLDREFYVDFLEVLNKPGETGRYNFSSQFPYYKEELFRPDLSKTQLGKPVVFDMDMSAGDFLSLFYILKVPVEIIDLKAIIVSPTGWANAATIDVVYDLLHMMGRDDIPVGLGDMFALNQSDPIFPPVGDCKYIKAIPQGCGGFLDSDTLYGFARDLPRSPRRYTAENSMTDGAPRDTDRPELRQPLALEVWKNVTKSVNGTSKITVLTNGPLTSLAKIISSDKNSSSLIKEVYIMGGHISREKPDKGNTFTVPKNAYAEFNMFLDPLAAKTVLESGLNITLIPLATQRKLSSFQTMLDRLYSSAKTPESLFVKRLLARLQALHHKHRRYAHVDMFLGXVLGAVYLGEDHASLKPRLRAEHIRVIAEGDESKDGQVLIDDLRGKQVKILERVDVRGCYESFASRLGDKNQSAVIGSFEEQRKKWNTPPS; from the exons ATGTTGATGGGTCCAACTTGCAAGAGTTTGTGGTTCTTGCTCATCACAGTTGGATTCTTAGGGCAAAATCTTCAGTGTGTTCTGTCTAGCCCACATCGTATTCTAGTGGACACAGATGTCGACACAGACGACCTCTTTGGTCTACTCTACCTCTTGAAACTAAACAAATCAGAGTTCGATCTCGTC GGGATTACAATAAGTGCAAATGCGTGGACCAACGCAGGTCACGGAGTGAATCAAGTTTACGATTTATTGCACATGATGGGTCGTGACGATGTCGCCGTAGGTGTCGGCGGCGAAGGTGGGATTCTCGACGATGGTACTATTCTCTCCGATGTCGGTGGTTATTTCCCGATCATCGAAcag GGGATGACAACAACAGGAAAATGTAGATACAGACAAGCAGTTCCTAAAGGTTCTGGAGGCCTACTCGACATTGACGCAAACTATGGATTTCGTAAACAGTTTCTTCCTCAG GGGAACAGAAGATACACTCCTATCCAGCAACCAACTGCACAGAAAGTAATCTCCGACAAAGTTTCTGAAGGTCCAATCACCGTGATCCTCATCGGTTCACACACAAACTTCGCTCTCTTCATGATGTCAAATCCTCACCTCAAACACAACATTCAACACATATACGTCATGGGCGGTGGTGTACGTTCCCGAAATCCCACCGGGTGCTGTCCGGCGAATTCCACAGCGGGGCAATGTCAACCTCGTCAATGTGGAAACCGTGGGAACTTGTTCACAGACTATACAAGTAATCCTTACGCTGAGTTCAACATGTTCCTTGATCCTTTCGCTGCTTATCAG GTGTTTCACTCGGGTGTTCCAGTGACGCTTGTTCCGCTAGATGCAACCAACACAATACCTATCAACAAGCAATTCTTTGAGACATTTGAAAACAACCAGAAAACATATGAAGCTCAATACGTTTTCTTATCTTTGAAAATTGCTAGAGACACTTGGTTCGACAGTGAGTTTTACCAG AGCTACTTCATGTGGGATTCCTTTACGGCTGGTGTTGCAGTCTCAATCATGAGAAACTCCGGCAAAAATAACAACAACAGTGGTGAGAATGATTTTGCCGAGATGGAGTACATGAACATAACCGTTGTTACCTCAAACAAACCTTATGGAAAATCTGATGGCTCAAATCCTTtctttgataaaagaaaaactccAAAGTTTAACCTAACCATTGGAGGAGTTCACAGTGGTCATGTTCAGAATGGTCTGCGTGATCCAATCTGCATACCTAAAAGTGGGAAAGGAAGGTGTAAG GATGGTTATACACAAGAGACTTCTGGACCTGATTCAGTTCGTGTTCTGGTCGCGAAACGAGCTAAACCTAACGTAAACATCGAAAGCAAACTTGACAGAGAGTTCTATGTTGATTTCTTGGAA GTTTTGAATAAACCTGGAGAAACAGGGAGGTATAACTTTTCATCTCAGTTTCCATACTACAAAGAAGAACTGTTTAGACCAGATCTTAGCAAAACACAGCTTGGAAAGCCTGTTGTTTTCGATATGGACATGAGCGCAGGAgatttcctctctctcttctatatTCTTAAAGTTCCAGTGGAAATAATCGATTTAAAG GCCATTATTGTGAGCCCAACCGGTTGGGCTAATGCAGCAACAATCGATGTGGTCTATGATCTGCTTCATATGATGGGTCGTGACGACATACCGGTTGGTCTTGGAGACATGTTCGCATTAAACCAATCTGACCCGATATTCCCACCGGTTGGAGATTGCAAGTACATCAAGGCTATTCCTCAAGGTTGTGGCGGGTTTCTTGATTCCGACACTCTTTACGGTTTTGCTCGTGATCTGCCGAGAAGCCCTCGTAG ATACACTGCGGAGAACTCCATGACAGATGGAGCTCCTAGGGACACTGATCGGCCTGAACTTCGACAACCTCTTGCACTTGAAGTTTGGAAGAACGTGACCAAATCTGTAAATGGAACATCTAAGATCACTGTACTAACCAATGGACCATTGACTAGCTTGGCAAAGATAATCTCATCTGATAAAAACTCATCCTCACTAATCAAG GAAGTTTATATCATGGGAGGACACATTAGCCGTGAGAAACCAGACAAAGGGAACACATTCACGGTTCCTAAGAACGCATACGCTGAGTTCAATATGTTTCTTGATCCTCTAGCAGCTAAGACCGTTCTTGAATCCGGTCTAAACATCACACTCATCCCTCTAGCAACCCAACGGAAGCTGAGCTCTTTCCAAACAATGCTCGATAGACTCTATTCCTCTGCGAAAACACCGGAAAGTCTGTTTGTGAAACGTCTGCTTGCTAGATTACAAGCGCTTCATCACAAGCACAGGAGATACGCGCACGTG GACATGTTCTTAG AAGTTCTTGGAGCGGTTTACTTGGGAGAGGATCACGCTTCACTGAAGCCGAGACTGCGAGCTGAGCACATAAGAGTGATCGCTGAAGGCGATGAGTCGAAAGATGGTCAGGTATTGATAGATGATCTGCGTGGGAAACAAGTAAAGATACTGGAGAGAGTAGATGTGAGAGGCTGCTACGAGAGTTTTGCTTCTAGACTCGGTGATAAGAACCAATCTGCGGTTATAGGAAGCTTCGAAGAACAGAGGAAGAAATGGAACACACCACCTAGTTAA
- the LOC108816169 gene encoding S-adenosylmethionine decarboxylase proenzyme 4 → MAVSGFEGFEKRLELRFFYDDHKDNSITNNNPMGLRLIDFESLDQVLTEVQCTVVSAVANRSFDAYVLSESSLFVYPTKIIIKTCGTTQLLKSIRPLIHLARDVNLTLRACRYSRGSFIFPDSQPFPYTSFEDEVSIVEESLPKSLRHRKASVMTPSNNNNSRAWHVFTASADVDPDESLVVVEVCMTELDRVSARSFFRRDDEERNSDSAGREMTRLSGIDGINANAFICDFAFDPCGYSMNGVDGDRYSTIHVTPEDGFSYASFECGLSLHDGGRGDIAEVLTRSIDVFRPGCVSIATTYNGEGYDHEVTKRVERVLSKKLGLKCRSRLMDEFPGSGTVVYQSFTPRR, encoded by the coding sequence ATGGCAGTGTCTGGGTTCGAGGGATTCGAGAAAAGACTCGAACTTCGTTTCTTCTACGACGACCACAAGGACAACTCCATAACCAATAACAACCCAATGGGCCTCCGTTTAATCGACTTCGAATCTCTAGACCAAGTCCTAACCGAAGTGCAGTGCACGGTGGTCTCAGCCGTAGCGAATCGTAGCTTCGACGCTTACGTCCTCTCCGAGTCGAGCCTCTTCGTCTACCCAACCAAGATCATCATCAAAACGTGCGGCACCACGCAACTCCTCAAATCAATCCGACCGCTGATCCACCTCGCGCGTGACGTCAACCTCACGCTACGCGCGTGCCGCTACTCCCGCGGCAGCTTCATATTCCCCGACTCGCAGCCGTTCCCTTACACGAGCTTCGAAGACGAAGTCTCCATCGTCGAAGAGAGCCTCCCGAAGTCTCTCCGTCACCGTAAAGCCTCCGTCATGACGCCGTCTAATAATAACAATTCACGTGCTTGGCACGTGTTCACCGCGAGCGCTGACGTGGACCCGGACGAGTCCCTCGTCGTCGTCGAGGTCTGCATGACGGAGCTCGACCGAGTCAGCGCGAGGAGCTTCTTCAGACGGGACGACGAGGAGAGAAACAGCGACTCCGCCGGGAGAGAGATGACGCGGCTGAGCGGCATCGACGGGATAAACGCGAACGCGTTTATATGCGACTTCGCGTTTGATCCCTGCGGTTACTCGATGAACGGAGTCGACGGGGACCGTTACTCCACCATCCACGTCACCCCCGAGGACGGTTTCAGCTACGCGAGCTTCGAGTGCGGGCTGTCTCTCCACGACGGCGGTCGCGGAGATATCGCGGAGGTGTTGACCCGCTCGATCGATGTCTTCAGGCCGGGTTGCGTGTCCATCGCCACCACTTACAACGGCGAGGGTTATGACCACGAGGTGACGAAGCGTGTGGAGCGCGTCTTATCGAAGAAGCTCGGTTTAAAGTGTCGGAGCAGGCTTATGGACGAGTTTCCGGGCTCCGGAACAGTCGTTTATCAGTCGTTCACGCCTCGCCGGTAA